The nucleotide window CCTGCAGAAGTTGCTGTCTCAACGCGCCCCGGCACCGCTGCTGCAGCTGCCAATGCCTTGTCTGCTTCAGACATGGACCATAACGCCCCGCCTGCCCGTCCAGCCTCGACTGGCCAACCCTCTGTCCGGCCAGGCTTTGGACGGGCCAAGAGTGACTTTGGACCTCGCCATGCTGTCGGTCCCCCAGAGAGCACCGCCGACGAGGGCAGCGTCGATGGCCATTTCAAGATTCGCCATGGGTGGGATGACCAGCTGAACTCGGAAGAGTACAGCAACCTGCTCACCTCAAACTTCTTCATGTACTACACCGACAAGAAGCATGAGTCTGGCGGTCACCCCAAGCACGAGGACACAGCTTTTCCTGTCCAAGAATGGCGAATGCGCGACCGCCTCAAAACTGTCTCGGCCGTCCTTGCCCTCTGCCTCAACATAGGTGTTGATCCGCCCGACGTCATCAAGACGAATCCATGTGCCAAGGAGGAGTGCTGGATAGACCCGACCGTCACCTCCCAGACGCCAGGTCACACACCCATGAACCAAATTGGAAAGGCCCTACAGACGCAGTACGAGCAGCTGAGCATGCGCACGCGCTACAAGCTTCTTCTCGATCCTACTACGGAAGAGACGAGGAAATACACGTCGACCCTTAGGCGCAATGCCCGCAACGAGCGAGTCTTGTTCCACTACAACGGCCACGGCGTTCCGAAACCCACATCCTCGGGCGAAATCTGGGTCTTCAACCGAAACTACACTCAGTACATACCCTTGTCGCTTTACGACTTGCAGTCTTGGATCGGGGCGCCGAGTCTGTTTGTCTACGACTGCTCCGACGCCGGCCTTATTATCACAAACTTCAATCGGTTTGCCGAGAAGCACCAGACGGAGTTTGAGGAAGCTCGGCGGCGGGATCCCAGTGTTGAGCACGTTGACTTCAGTGATTGCATCCATTTGGCAGCGTGCAGGGATAAGGAATCCCTTCCTACCAACCCGGAACTGCCTGCTGACATCTTCACCTCTTGCTTGACTGACCCCATCACCATGGCCGTGCGCTTCTTCATCTTACAGAACCCACTCCCAACAAAGGTCAGCTTACGAGATGCCCACAATATCCCAGGCAAGGTCTCTGAACGTAGAACGCCCATTGGCGAACTGAACTGGATCTTTACAGCCATCACCGACACCATTGCTTGGAACTCTCTTTCCAAACCCCTCTTCAAGAAGCTGTTCCGTCAGGACTTGATGGTTGCTGCCCTGTTCCGCAACTATCTTCTCGCCCAACGTGTCATGCGTGCATACCACTGCCATCCTGTCTCGCATCCTGAAATCCCACAGACTCATGACCATCCATTATGGCGCAGTTGGGATCTTGCCGTTGAGCTGATTCTGGCTCAGCTACCAGATCTCCAAGCAGAGGCTCGTGGCGAAAAGGAATATGTCTACAAGCATTCTGATTTCTTCGCCGAGCAGTTGACCGCTTTCGAGGTGTACCTCACCCAAGGCGCAGTCGAGCAGAAGGTCCCCGAACAACTCCCTATAGTGCTTCAAGTGCTGCTTAGTCAGGTGCACCGACTCCGCGCACTAATTTTACTATCAAGTTTCTTGGACCACGGCCCTTGGGCTGTGAATCTTGCACTGAGCATTGGCATCTTTCCATACGTGCTGAAACTACTACAATCCCAAGCAAACGAGCTCAAGCCAGTCATGGTATTCATCTGGGCTCGAATTCTTGCAGTTGATCAATCCTGCCAAGCCGACCTTCTCAAAGACAACGGTTACCAATACTTCATCAACATATTCAACCCGAACTCTGGTAAATCATGCCGTCCTTGTTCAATTATCTTTAGCTAAATCTGAGTAGGCATACCGATTCAGAACGCCAGCGAACATCGCGCCATGTGCGCCTTCATCGTCTCGATATTTTGTAAAGACTACAATCAAGGCCAGCGTGCCTCACTAAGCGTCGAGCTCGTAGAGAGCTGCCTAGATCATGTCAAAGACGTGCAAAACCCATTGCTGAGGCAATGGTCGTGCCTTTGCCTAAGCAAGCTCTGGGTCAACTACGAAGAAGCCAAATGGGTAGGAATACGATGCATGGCACATGAACGACTGTGCGAGCTTGTTGTAGATCCTGTTGCAGAAGTCAGAGCGGCAATGCTACATGCCTTGGCAGCTTTCCTCGGTATACGCGACGTTACTCCTCAAGTAGCTAACATTGAGGAGTCCATTGCATCAATGATCCTCATCATGACCATGGACGGAAACAGCATGGTGCGCAAAGAGCTCCTCATCTTCTTTTCCACATTCGTTGCCCGCTACAAGACACGCTTCATTGTCGCAGCTTTCGAGCAACTTTCCGAGGAACACAGTGACATAAAACCAAGGCAACCCGAGGACAAGAGCGGCGACGGGCTCTACATGAAGACGCGTACCGGGGCATCGGGCAGTATCTCCGAGTCGTCATCCTGTTCGCAAAACACAATTTACGCGGCAATATGGAAAGAGCTGCTGGTCATGTCAGTAGACCCACATCCTGAGATTGCGAAAGACGCTGGGATCGTCGTGGATTATATTTTAATCTCGCTCATGGAATCCTCGCTCGCCAAGTTCGCACAGCCGCACCTTGATGAAGCTCTCCAGCATGTTCCAACCCCTCGGCCAATGCGGCGCGTTCAAGAAGAAGGCTCTGTTCCGCAAAAGGCTTCTAATCCTCCAACACCGACAAAGGATTCTACCTATCTCTCCCTTTTCGGTGGTATTAGAAAATCCACAAGCGTTGGTGCTTCGCTAAAAAGTCTCTGGGCAGGTCAGGATCCATCTGCCTCTCGGCAGAAGCCTGGCAAGACTGCCGGCGAAGACTCTCATGTGCCTGCTGTATCTCGCCCACAAACACCGGAAAGGTATCACGTCGAAGAACAACCCATGTCACGAGGTTTCAAGAGCCGGAACCTGAGCGAGAAGCCGGAGATCCCTCTCAAGAGTACATTTTACGAGTGGTCGGTTGAGTACTTCCGCGAGCCTCAAATGAAGCCGACAGAGGCCGACGAGCCTGGAAGTACAGACTACAACGGCAGGCTCTGGCGGAGGAATCGCAATGACAGAATTATCGCCGAGACCCAACCGTTGAAAGAAATTGCTGTTTCTAACCGCTGGGATGTACCACGAGGATACGTTGACAACCTCAGCCAGCCTGCAAAGATGTGTTTCCATCAGTTCGAAGACCATCTTGTCGTGACGGACACGCGGGACACGGTCAATATTTTTGATTATTCAAAATCGGTCAGCAGGATTAACTGCTTCTCCAATGGAAATCCTCCTGAATCAAAAATCACCGAGGTG belongs to Pyrenophora tritici-repentis strain M4 chromosome 10, whole genome shotgun sequence and includes:
- a CDS encoding WD repeat containing protein mip1 encodes the protein MNGSAPPPAPAEVAVSTRPGTAAAAANALSASDMDHNAPPARPASTGQPSVRPGFGRAKSDFGPRHAVGPPESTADEGSVDGHFKIRHGWDDQLNSEEYSNLLTSNFFMYYTDKKHESGGHPKHEDTAFPVQEWRMRDRLKTVSAVLALCLNIGVDPPDVIKTNPCAKEECWIDPTVTSQTPGHTPMNQIGKALQTQYEQLSMRTRYKLLLDPTTEETRKYTSTLRRNARNERVLFHYNGHGVPKPTSSGEIWVFNRNYTQYIPLSLYDLQSWIGAPSLFVYDCSDAGLIITNFNRFAEKHQTEFEEARRRDPSVEHVDFSDCIHLAACRDKESLPTNPELPADIFTSCLTDPITMAVRFFILQNPLPTKVSLRDAHNIPGKVSERRTPIGELNWIFTAITDTIAWNSLSKPLFKKLFRQDLMVAALFRNYLLAQRVMRAYHCHPVSHPEIPQTHDHPLWRSWDLAVELILAQLPDLQAEARGEKEYVYKHSDFFAEQLTAFEVYLTQGAVEQKVPEQLPIVLQVLLSQVHRLRALILLSSFLDHGPWAVNLALSIGIFPYVLKLLQSQANELKPVMVFIWARILAVDQSCQADLLKDNGYQYFINIFNPNSGIPIQNASEHRAMCAFIVSIFCKDYNQGQRASLSVELVESCLDHVKDVQNPLLRQWSCLCLSKLWVNYEEAKWVGIRCMAHERLCELVVDPVAEVRAAMLHALAAFLGIRDVTPQVANIEESIASMILIMTMDGNSMVRKELLIFFSTFVARYKTRFIVAAFEQLSEEHSDIKPRQPEDKSGDGLYMKTRTGASGSISESSSCSQNTIYAAIWKELLVMSVDPHPEIAKDAGIVVDYILISLMESSLAKFAQPHLDEALQHVPTPRPMRRVQEEGSVPQKASNPPTPTKDSTYLSLFGGIRKSTSVGASLKSLWAGQDPSASRQKPGKTAGEDSHVPAVSRPQTPERYHVEEQPMSRGFKSRNLSEKPEIPLKSTFYEWSVEYFREPQMKPTEADEPGSTDYNGRLWRRNRNDRIIAETQPLKEIAVSNRWDVPRGYVDNLSQPAKMCFHQFEDHLVVTDTRDTVNIFDYSKSVSRINCFSNGNPPESKITEVRFINEDDQALLMTGSSDGVIKIFRNYDRKGETELVTGFRALTDLVPSNKNAGLVFDWQQGRGLILVAGDVKVIRVWNAGTEVCTNDLPARSGSCITSLTSDQVEGDVFVAGFGDGAIRVYDQREKPATAMVKVWKEHKQWITNVHLQRGGQRELVSGCRGGEVKLWDIRWDRSVKTIQATSDTLKTLSVHEHAPVFATGTQRHRVKIFNINNGQPVSHFEPYSGFLRDRSAPISVTAFHPHRLMIAAAAVHDTHVNIFSCLEPKYSAVKTVKLWDGNASTSSRASTLG